The stretch of DNA GGGGTCTGAGCCTGTGCTGGCTCTGCTCTTAGGGGCCTCGGGAAGACACGCTAGGATGCACACAGAGcccacaggcctgggttgggggcacaGGGCACCTCCAGGAAGCAGTGGCTTGAGTGCAGCCGTCTTTCCTGCTCTCCAGGAACTCTCAGTCCTGAGGGTCCAGGATCGGCAACAGGCCCGGCCCGGTGCCAAACGAAAATGTGAGACCCCTGTTCAAAACGATTAGCACTTTCAGAACAGTGAGAGCGGAGCATTCCCCCAAGCACCAGGCCCTTCTCAGAGCGGGGCGCTGTGTGAGTGCACGAAGCCAGCCCGCTCAGGAGAGAGCTTTAAAATCCCGGGGACCACCAGGGTTTTGTCACAGTGCAGAGCCTCCTGGCCCAGCCTCTTAGGTGAGACACACCTAGCTAGATGAGGAGATGCACCTGAAGTCTGGGGACCTTCCTGGGTGTCTGAGCTCTGGCCCCGGCCAAGCCAACTCTATCCCCACTCCAGTTATCACTCTGTGCTGTGTTTTCAACTGCCGTGTGCCTCGGACCCGGAAGGAGATCGAGGCCCGGTACCTGCAGCGAAAGGCAGCCAAGATGTACACCGACAAACTGGAGACGGTGCCACCCCTTGATGAGCTCACAGAAGTCCCTGGAGGTGAGCAAGTCAGGGCCACCAGCCCCGCCACCACCTGACCCTGGCGAGCCAGCTGGTCCCTCAGACCTGCCATACGGTAGATTCAGGGAGGGAACCCAGCTCTGTCCCTGGACACCAGAGGACAAAAGTTGGTCAGAGGGAGGCAGGTAAAACAAGGAGGTATCGTGCAGCGGGGAGAGgtatgggaggaagaaggaagtggaGGGCTGGACGTGGGAGGCTGTGGTGCAAGCCTTTGGATGCTAGTCACTCTGGCCACGCGTCTCTTTGCCCCACAGatgataagaagaagaaaaagaaaaaggacagtgTGGACACAGTGGCCATCAAGGTAGAGGAGGATGAGAAGAACGAAgccaagaagaagggagagaaatgaggACAGCTTCCTGGAAGAAGCAGCTGGGGCTGGCAGGCCTGGGGCTTGAGTCCTGGCCAGGGTCCAGGCGTCTTGGACTGTGAGCTCATCCATGGACCACAGAGGTTGTAGGACATCCTCTCTGCTCAGAGGGAGTTGCTGAGGCCCATGGTCACGTCCTTATGGCCAATCAGGGGCAGGGATGAGACTGCAAGTATCCTGCCTCCCAACCCAGACTCCGCTCCTCTCACCCCAGCCTCGTGGCCGTGCAGCAAAGTTGGTCTAGGGCCACTGTCCCCCTGCAGATCCAGAGCagcctccccctcaccccacccccagacatgGCTCTGTCCCACCCTTTGGCCAGACACAGCAGTGGTTCTATAGGGTCGATGGGAGGTGGGTTCACTTGGAGAAGGGCGCGTGAACTGGATGCTCGCCAAGACGCTGTGGCAGCAGGGGGCTCTCAGACTTGGCTGGATAGCAGTCCTGGGGCCGAGGGGTCTGGCCCGAGCCTGGCAGGGGTTCTGGCCTCGTGGGGTGAGCAGAGGTGGCCAGAAGCAGgagcacccccagcccagccgaCCAAGCTCCTGGCAGTGGCATGCACTTAGTTTACACGTTGTGATGGAGCTGAGGCTGCTGGGAGGCCAACATGAGGCTCCAGGACTCAGGGCTGCGGCTGCCGGGGTGAGGGTGAGGTCACAGGCACAAGACGGAGGCCAGCGGGccagggggagaagggaagaaagctggCACCTGGACCCCATCTTAGGAATCCAGGGAATATttgagcaggggtggggggcggccctTGGGCTGCTTGGGGACCCTTTCTCTGCTCAGCTGTGGCAGAAGGGGTCAGGGCCCTGCAGGATCACCAAAGAGGGCAGCTCCTCCTATGAAGCGTTCTCAACGACAGCGCCTAAAAGGATCACTGCTGACAGGAAGGTGCAAAGGCCCCGGGGAGACTGGACCCACTAGGATGAGAGGTGCACAGAGGGGCTTCCAGGGGGCAGCGAGCAATAGCTGAGGCCTTCAGACCTGGGCCTGGAGACTAAGGAGACACCAGAGGTGTCAGAGCCAGGGGAGCTGTTGGAAAAGCCCCTGCTGTCCTGTACCCCGCAGAGGTTTGTAAATAAAGCTTAGTGCCTTTTCATACCCGAATGACCAGGAGTGACCCCTCCAGACAAGACACCCTTTTCTGGAGCATGTATGTGAAGGCTGACGCAGCCACTAGTGATAGGTGCCGGAGGCCAGGCCGAAGGTCCCTCCCCTGACTTTTCTCCAATCCTGAATTAGGATGAGCTGGAGGGAGAGATGGTGACCGAGAGGCAGAGGGGCAGCTCCCTCCAGTTGGGCACAGCCGAGGCAGGGCCTCAGGGCTTGGGGAGCAGCtggctctcccttcccctccccttctccccttggTTTCCTATGGGCCTCTGATGGCCTGAGCCCAGTGCTGGGGACACACATGAGTCAAACCTGGCTCCTGACCAGGAGCAGTGAAGGGGCAGAGGGTTGTGGCAAAGGTCTTTCTGCCCCTACAGACCAGGGCCCTCCTGTGTGGATGGGCAGCAGGTGCCCAGAGAAGCAGGGGCCACTTGAAGTCAGAGGAGCAGCTGATAAAGCCTGGGGAGCCCAGGCTCAGGCTCCCTGACCTCTGACCTGGGGCCCCCAGTAGCCCTTTATGGACCAGCAGGGCTGCTGATGGTGGGGACGATTTCGGACCCCAGTGGGCACCTGCCCCAGTCTCCAGGGAGATGGTGGCGCTGGAAGGTCAGAGTCCACTACGGTGCTTCAAGGCAACGACAGGGTGTGTTGCAGCCACTTGCCAGGAGACGGGCTAAAGTCAAGCAGAGCCTGACTCCCACTAACGTGGTCCAGAAAGAACACACTCAGTTCCCTGGCCTACACAGAGCGACGCCCCCACCCAGCCTCACGCTGTGTTCTGGCAGCACCGTCTTCAGCCTGGGCAGTATCCTCCGACACGGATGGCATCCCTGCACACGCACTCCCACCGCCTTCTGCAGGAGCCACCCCCGACCTCAGCATGGAGGCGATCCTGGGCCTCGACACTGAAAAAATGCCGGAGTCCCCACCACACCCCATCTGGTTCAGTCACCTCCCTCTGGAGCGGGCCCAGGGAGTGAGGGGCCTCCAAGGCCCAAGGAAGAGGAGGCGTGGGGAAAGAACTGTTTAATTGAGCACCtagcccctgccctgccttgtGGGGACGGGAGAGTGGCACCACAGCGTTCTGGATACGGAGGGTGAGGGGGTCCCCAGGGACAGCCGAGAGGGTCAGTGGGCAGCCAGGAGGCTAAGGGGCAGCGGCAGTGCCAGAAGCAGAGCCCCGGACGGGGTGGGCAGAGCCTGCCCACTCATGCGCTCCCAGATCCAGTGTTTGTAGGAGGAGACACGCAGGTAGATGGGTGGGGCCTCCTTCTCTCCGcagcctgggccccagctcaCCATTCCCACCAAGTACCACGTGTTCTCCACAGGACAGGACAGGGGCTCCCCACTTAACTcctgtggggggaaggggggagcaAAAGGGTCAGGGAGGCTAGATGTGGCCTGAGGGAGACGTGACCCAGCTCAAGGGCCAACAGGGTGCCCCCACACCAGATCTTCCCCACAGTCCCCAAGTGTCACATGGCTGAGGAGGACCCAGAAGACCTTCTGCAGAGGGCttcatcttccttctctctggtgCCAGTCCTCCATCCCCCCTTCTTTAacccaccctcctcctcttccattctctcactgccccctctcccaccagaaccccatctctctcccccacccctcctcctcttccccatcttCCTGCTCCATCACCCCGCtcgtcccctcctcccctcctcccccgtgCCCCTCGCCCGGTCCTGGCCAGGTGCTGCGGAAGTCGGCAGGCAGGGGCACGGGGCTCACATAGCAGAACTGTTCCCGGTCGGCGTCTTCTGCACACAGCATCTGGGAGTTCACGATCCGAATCACCAAGGGGATTTTGGAGAACTTGTGGTAGAAGCCATCACACTGCTTGCTGTTCAGGATGGTCACATCCTTCTCCTGAATGGTCTGGGATTGGGGCCATTTGCCTGTGGGACAGGGGCCCCACTCAGGCTCGGTGGCTCCACTGCTGCCCACTGCCAACGGCCTTGTCACCGACCTCCCTTGGCTCCTTGCCACTCCTCCAGCCTCTTCTACCTGCCACACAGCAGCCCTGGAGGTCTCTCCAGGTTCAGCCCACCTGCCATGCCAGTGGACTTTTCCCAAGCACCCCTGGAGATAGAGACCTTGGGGCAGGCTGCCCACCATCTGGCCTTGCTGGGCCTCACTTCCTGCAGAGCCCATTCCTGCTTCAGTGTCTGGTCTTTGCCTTTCCTTCTACCCCGAATGCCTACCAAGCCCCCCACCCTGGTCCAAACCCCTCCTTTTCTTCAAGCCCTCCTCACAGGCCTCTCTCCCCGCTGAGCTTGCCAGACACCCCTCCCTGGGTCCCAGGCActgcttcccccctcccctcctcctgtctctgcctctagCCTGAGAACCCAGGAGACAGGAGACTTCCGGCCATTCCAAGCCATTCCCCAGACAGGCCATGACAGGGAAGACCAAAaagccacccccctcccctgggcTGGCGCCCCTGCAGGGTGTTTTTAGGTAAGTTGGCTCAAGGCTACAGGGAAGGCCAGGTTTCTGGAGGGAAAtgataggggtcccagaagggaGTGGatgttcccggggcacgtgaggAAATGGACCCTCAGGTGACCTGGGACAACACCCCTGCTCTTTGGGCCTTGCTCCTCAATCGGGATGACATTGGATTGAGGACCACTGGGGGCACCCGGAGTGACTCCCAACCTCTGGGTGCAGACCATCCTTGGCCGGCCATAAGGGGCTTCTCTGGGGAGCTCTTCACAGACACAGAACCCCGCCCCTCTCACTTCAGAGGATCTGCTTCAAGCTATGGCCACCCTGGGACGGTGCGGACAGTACACACTTCCTCTGGGCCCCTTCTGCCCCAAGGATGTCCCGTTTATAAGCCGTGGCCCGGGTCCCAGTGTTCGCTGCAATCAGTCTCTGTCCCCTAAGGCCTGAATGACCATGGGGTGCTCACCACTGAAACCCTCCAGGGGAAGGAGACCCTGGGTATGAGAGCCTGacaggaagggcagggcaggggactgGTGGGAACAATGCCTCAGACAGGTCTGTCCCCGGAAGGCCCCAGCCTGTGCCCAGGCCCTCTCCCACACCACCCACCTGGTCTGGGGAGGCTGCGACTCACCGTTCACCTTAGGGAGTCCCCAGCCCGTCACGGTACAGAGGGAGCGGTCCTTCACCACGTGCTCCATGTCGGGCAGGCAGATGGGCCAGACGTACTTGCTGAACGTGAGCGCCCACCGCAACTGGAGGAGGGCGATGTTGTGGGCCTGGCCAACCCAGGACCACAAGCGACGGGGCCGGAAGCGTCTGTTCACGATGACCTGGTGCACCGGGACGTCGGAGGCAGTCTGAGCCATCTGGTCCATCTTGGGGCTCCCCACCCGTACTGAATAGCTAGCATCCTTCCTAGGGGAACCACCAAGGGAGTCTGCCATCAGTTCTGGCGCCCCgcccagcctccaccccactGCTGCCCTCTGGGAAGATCCAGGCAGGCCACCCACCCGCTGCAAGCCCAGAGCCTACCCCTCACAACAGGTGGGTCAGGGCCCTGCACAGTGTGGTCATGTCCTCAGAACCACCCTTCATCTTTATGgaggggaaaccaaggctcagagaaaccCAGTGACCAGCTCAAAActacacagctaggaagtgagggaggcaggatgTGGACACAGCTTTATCTGTTTCCAAACTCTGGTTCTGTCCAGTGCTCCGTGCTGGGCCCCAGAAGTGACAGGGACCCCCATGCAATCAGCCCAGGCCTCACCCTCTGGCCTCCTTTCCCAGCATGCCCCTGGAGTCTCTGTCAACTGCTAGGCTTGAACCAATTCTGCCCCATCAGCCCTGAGAGATGCTGCCCTCAGGCCATGCCCCTGGCACCAGAACGTGGGCAcaccttctctcttttccccacacTGAGCATCTCTTTTCCTGTCTGTCTTTCCAGCAACCTGAGAGAAGTGAtctgtcccctctctgcccccagtgCCCGGGCCAGGGTCTGGCTTCCAAGGAGTGTCAAAGGCTGTTGGTTAAATGAAGGAAGGAACATGTAAGTGAAGCAAAGGGTATGGAATGAAAGAATTAGGCCATTCTCTCTGTGGATAGAGGGAAGGAGGCCTGGACAACGGCTTCCAAGCCCCCATTTCCTGTCTGTGGAAGACTGCACAGGACCAAGGGGCGAGGGGAGGGGGGCAAGCTCCCGCTCCCAGGAAAGAATCTGTACAACTCAGCCCCCACCTGCTTGGAGCTCCGCCAAGGGCACAGCTGCTACCGAAgggccagctggagggaagactGGGCCCCACGTGGCTCCAAATggctctccacccacccacccaggccccaACTCACTGTATCAGGCAGTGGGCCACGGTCAGCACCCACTGGGAGGCAATGAGGGTGCCTGCACAGATGTGTGTGCCATTGGCCCGCACGCTGACCATCCACGGCCACCGTCGAGCCACAGCCTCTGGGTCCCTGAGGGTGGGGTCCTGCTCCTGGGACATACCACAggctgaggaggaaggggagagcttGATGAGGGAGAGGACCTTCCAGCCACATGCCATggcaccttcccttcccctgccctcggCCCGAtcccccacctctccagcctctgGCCGGAAACTGTCCAATGACTCTCCTTCCCACTGGTCATCCCACAACAGTGCTGTTTGTCCCCATGTGGACTGGGGTGTCTGACCTCAGAATGGCCTCAGCGCTCCCCAGATGTCCCTCTCCCTATCCGCACTGCCAGGGCCCCAGATCATTCCCACTGGCCC from Desmodus rotundus isolate HL8 chromosome 8, HLdesRot8A.1, whole genome shotgun sequence encodes:
- the TMIE gene encoding transmembrane inner ear expressed protein, coding for MVAGRRPGAGPLWALGGAALGVCLAGVAGQLVEPSTAPPKPKPPPLTKETVVFWDMRLWHVVGIFSLFVLSIIITLCCVFNCRVPRTRKEIEARYLQRKAAKMYTDKLETVPPLDELTEVPGDDKKKKKKKDSVDTVAIKVEEDEKNEAKKKGEK
- the PRSS50 gene encoding probable threonine protease PRSS50; this translates as MVSVRANGTHICAGTLIASQWVLTVAHCLIQKDASYSVRVGSPKMDQMAQTASDVPVHQVIVNRRFRPRRLWSWVGQAHNIALLQLRWALTFSKYVWPICLPDMEHVVKDRSLCTVTGWGLPKVNGKWPQSQTIQEKDVTILNSKQCDGFYHKFSKIPLVIRIVNSQMLCAEDADREQFCYELSGEPLSCPVENTWYLVGMVSWGPGCGEKEAPPIYLRVSSYKHWIWERMSGQALPTPSGALLLALPLPLSLLAAH